Below is a window of Paenibacillus bovis DNA.
TCGGAGCAATAGTGAACTGGTGGCTGCCGCTCAGCATGGATAATGTATTCTCCGGCAAGCGCAGGCTGACACGACTGGTCGCCAGCTCCATACTTATTTTGCTTCCAGCCAGCGTTCGTACGGTATCCTGCGGCAGGGTAAATTGCAGTTCGCTCACGGTATCGGGAGTCTCCGGCAGCACGAGACGAATAGCGGAGCCGCCGACTGCTTTCACTTTGCCTGCAGCTTCACGTGCCTGGGAAGCTGTGTAGCTGACAAGATCCTTTTGCGTTCCATCTGCCAGTGTCGTACGTTGAATAGCGATATTCGATAATGGACTGCTGCCATATTGACCATTATCCACGCTGCCGGTTAACGTCTCGCTGCGACCTGCCGAGCTACCGCCACTAGATGAACCGCCGGAAGATCCTTTATCAGGTACATCCGGTACAGGTGCAGCATGGTCCGGGATAGGTTGTGGCGGAGTTGTAGGTGTTCCCGGATCGGGCACCGGCTGATTGCTAGGATCTGGTTCACTGCTGTCCAGCTTACGTGCAAAAGTCAGATAGAAATCATCCAGTGACCCCCATGCACCGCCATCTGCCTGAATCGATGCGCCTACAAGCAGATGTCCATCGGTTACTTTGATCTCGCGGATCAACGGCTGCTTCCACTGCGTCCATCCACTGACAGCGGTCTCCTGCTGTACATCCACCCCGTTTGTACGGGCCCACAGGTTCATATTCGCATTCCGGGCATCACCGCCCTGGATCGACATAGATAGATCGTAATAACCCGGCTTCAGATCGTATACATCCTGCTGTACCCGGAAATTCACCGGCTCTGCTGAATAATAATGGAGCGAATACTGACCGGTTCGTGCGTCAGAAGCCTTGTTCTGGTAATCGGTATGTGGCGCAGTACCCGTTCCGTAGGTGATCTGCCACATGCTGCGATCACTGTCTTCAAAGCTGCCGTTACGCAGCAGGTTGGCACGCCGAATCTCCAGCTTCGCTTGTGCCGGATGACCGCCTGCTGCTGTACCGGTAATCGTATAGCTGCCTGCTCCCTGGCGAACAGCCTGCTGCAGCGCAGTCTGATCCCACTCTACGGACAAAGTGCCTGTACTGCCATCGTTATACGTAACGGTTACCGAATGGGGCAGGGAAACCGGATCACCGGCATTGACGGTTACTGCTGCTGGCTGAATCTGATCTACCTGCAGCGGTGCTACTGCACCGGTGTTCACATAGTTGAATACTCGGAGTGAAGGCAGCGGATGACCGGTAAAGTCGAACAATGCCTGATTATCGACTGCACTGCCGCCGTACCATTTGCCTGCATCATCGGGATCATACTCGCCCGCATAGCTGGCTGCCCAGCCGGAGCCGTACTTTTCCCACAGCAGCTTGTTCTGTTCCAGATTGGATGGGGGACCTACCGGCAGCCAGGCAGGCTCCCAATAAAAGACGCCGATTCCTGCGCTGCCCACATTGGATACCGCTTCGATCACATTACGGACAGAGGTCGCCTGACCCTGCACACTGATCGGGTAGTCGAGTACTTGCCCCGAGCTGCGCGGCGCTGTATTCTCATGTCCGTCACCATCTTCTGCCGTATAGGCATATGACGTCTCGGCGACCATGACTTTTTTGTTGTACGTATCGGCAACCTGCTTCAGCACCGATGTCAGATTGTCCAGTGTTCCATGCCAGAACGGATAGTACGAACTGGCAAATACATCATAATCCACGCCGTTATCTGCGAGGGCTTTGGCATACGAAGCATACCGTCCAGCCGATTCTGGATTGGTGAAATGCAGAGCGATCAGTATATTGGGATCGATTGCACGTACCGCCTGACTGCCTTTGTTGAACAGCTGGCTGATATTCGTCCAATTTTTCTCCCCGATAAACGATTGGTTGGTCTCGTTACCAATTTGCACCATACCGATATCGATTCCCTGTGCGATCATTTGCTCCAGGCTGCGATGGGTAAATGCATACACCTGCTCGCCTTTTTGCTCCAGATTCAGGTTTTCCCATGCTTTGGGAGTATGCTGCTTGCCCGGATCTGCCCAGAAGTCGGAATAATGGAAATCGACCAGTAGCTTCATTCCATTTGCCGTCGCCCGCTTGCCAATTTCGATGGCTTTGGCCAGATCGTTGGTACCGCCACCGTACCCTCTGCCGCTCGTATCGTAAGGATCGTTCCAGATCCGAACCCGTACATAGTTCACCCCGGACTCATGCAGTGTGGTGAAAATATCCTGCTCCTTGCCCTGTTCGTTGTAGAAGCGTACACCACTCTGCTCCAGCGAGATAATACTGGAGATATCGACACCTTTGATAAAGTCAGGACGCAGTCCTTCGACTTTTTTGACGAAAATATCGGCAGCCACCGGCTGACTCGTATCGGTGCTGGTCTGCTTGAGTTCGAACTTATCCAGATAGCCCCATGCTCCTGCCTGACCACGGACACGGGCGCCAACGACCAAGTGGGATACCGGCTCGGTCAATACCAATTTTAGCGTTACGGTTCCCCACTGATTATAACCGGCAGTAGCCACCTCACTGCCATGATCAGTATCTGCGAATACCTCTACATGGCCAGCCTGTTCATCTGCTCCGCCCATCGATTGCACAGACAGCTCATAGCTGCCCGCCGGAAGCTCCGTTAGTGTCTGACTCACCTTGATCTGCTGCTCGACAGATGCTCCGTTATTGATCCAGTATTTAAAAGCATACGTGTCTTCGGATGGTGTAATAAATGGATCGCTGGCATAGGCATAATGTTGAAGATCTGCCTGCTGCCAATCTGAAGCATCGACTTGCCACGAATGATCCTGCCAGAAATCGGTCTCGAACCCTCCATTCACAATTGTAGAATTGACTGCAAATGGTGCTGCCGCCACTTCCGCTGTATGTACCGGCCATAGACCGAGCACCATTACCATAATTAGCAGCAGAAGTGCTGCCTGTCTGTTTCTTCTCATTTCTTTATCCCCTTTCAAAGCAAATACGCTGCGATCCGCTTAGCATAAAGCGCTTACATCATAACCATGATCAATATAGCAGACGCTTATCGCCCGGGACATGAGAAGATTGCAACATTTTGTGTGCTTAGGCAAGCATTTGGGGCGAGCAGGGACTTCGTGTTCCTCATTTATCCTGATATGGCAGGTATCGTACAGATACGCACGGAACGTGATTATGCCTATACAGACAGAACCCCCTCAGCTTTTTATGCTGAAGGGGTTCTGGTTGGAATCTCTGTATTGTATCATCTGCGTGTTGCATCATTTGGTCATTTGCGATCCGGATATAATGCCGATCGGTCAGACTGTCTATTTTACCTTTTCTCTGGCTACTGCACCGGTTCTCCGAATACCTCCGGCTCGGTAACTATTTTCAGAGAGTCGATACTGGGGTGCTTTTCTTCGCTCAGCTCCAGTGTCTTGGTTGTGGACGCGAAGATTTCATGGAACATATCCGGATGATCCGCCAGTGCTATGCCGTAGGAAGGAATCATCTCTTTGATCTTGGGCTCCCATTCGTTCATGCGCTGCGGGAAGCATCTTTGCAGTACTTCCAGCATAACGTGCACGGCGGTCGAAGCGCCCGGAGAAGCGCCCAGCAGTGCAGCGACCGAGCCGTCTGCCGCACTGACCACTTCCGTACCGAACTGCAGAGTTCCTTTGCCGCTAGGAGTATCCTTGATTACCTGCACACGCTGACCGGCGACCACAATCTCCCATTCGTCCAGCTTGGCATTGGGAATAAATTCGCGCAGCTCTTCCAGCCGCTTGTCGTTGGACAGCATCACCTGCTGGATCAGGTACTTGGTCAGTCCCATTTCCTTGGCACCGGCTGCCAGCATCGTGAACAGGTTATTCGGCTTCACCGATCCGATCAGATCGAGGTTGGAGCCTGTTTTGAGGAACTTCGGCGAGAAGCCGGCGAACGGACCGAACAGCAGCGCCTTTTTGTTGCCGATATAGCGGGTATCCAGATGCGGAACCGACATTGGCGGCGCGCCTACTTTGGCTTTGCCGTATACTTTGGCATGATGGCGGGCGACGATATCCGGGTTGTTGCAGACCATGAACAGGCCACTGACCGGGAATCCGCCGATATAACGCGATTCCGGAATACCTGTTTTCTGCAGCAGTGGCAGACTGCCGCCTCCGGCACCGATAAAGATAAATTTGGTCAGATGATGCTCCACTTTACCATTATCCAGATTCTGCACTTTGACTGACCACATGCCATCGCTCGTACGCTTGATATCCTTGATGCTATGTTTATAATGAATTTCTACATTTTTGCTTTTGAGATGGTCGAACAGCATGCGTGTTAGCGCCCCAAAGTTCACGTCCGTACCGGAATCGATCTTGGTTGCCGCAATCGGTTCATTGGACGAGCGGCCTTCCATAATAAGCGGAATCCATTTTTTGAGTTTGTTCGGATCGTCCGAATACTCCATGCCTTCGAACAATGGCAGTTTTGATAGCGCTTTAAATCTTTTGTTCAGAAAAGATACATTTTTCTCGCCCATGACCAGACTCATATGAGGGATAGGCTTGATAAAGTCCTGTGGATTGCGGATCAGATTGCTTTTCACCAGGAAGGACCAGAATTGCCGGGACAGCTGAAATTGCTCATTGATCTGTACCGCCTTGCTGATATCTACCGATCCGTCCGGCTTCTCGGTCGTATAGTTCAGCTCGCATAGGGCAGCATGGCCTGTACCCGCATTATTCCATTCGTTGGAGCTTTCTTCTCCAGCGCTTGCGAGTTTTTCAAACACTTTAATTTCCCACTCCGGTGCTAACTCTTTCAGCAATGATCCCAGCGTCGCACTCATGACCCCGGCACCAATTAAGATAATGTCTGTTTTTTTCTGTATGCTGCTCATAAAAACCTTCCTTATCTCTTATATTTGCAAAAAAGAGCAGGCCCTCCCGCTTAGGTGATACAAGAAGCAAGGCTCCACTCAGGAACATCCCTTTTCTGTATACATTATAACGAAAATAACTACACTGTTAAAATTTTATCGACATTTGTCTTCTAAATTATAAACCATATACAGTTGGAAAAAAAAGTGAGAAGTTTACCCATATAGCATTAATAATACAAAACCGACGGTTTAACTCAGTTATCCAGAAAAAATAGGATGATTCCCGTCCATAAGGCAGAATTGGGCGCATTTGCTGGCTTTCCTGCCTGTTGCGGTCTCCGATCTGTCGCTGCAGCGCGCCTTCGTTCACTTTTTTATCCGGAAAAGGTTGCCGGTATCTTCTATCTCATACAAAACGCAGCGGGAATCCGGCATCCGAAATGGACGATGAAGGATCAGCATCCAATCCCCTGCCAGTGTACGAAAGAGCATGCCATGCCCACTGTCTTCCCGGATCAGCGGCTCCAGCTGTTCCCAGGGACCGGTTAGCTCACCAGTCAGAGAGCGGGCTATCGTCTGTACATAGCTGTCTGCCTCATAGCTTGACCAGAGCATAATCAGCTCGCCACCGGAAGTACGGTACAGCTGACAACCGTCGCTGACATAGACTGGAATCTCCTGATCCTGCTGCACCGAAGCTGTCTCTACAGCAGTCGGCTGCGTCCAGACTGTATCATCCTGCCGAATCCATGATGCCGATGAAGCGCTGAACAAATGGATCGGTTCACCTATCGCAGCCGATAAATCCTCGGTTAGACGAACCGCCTCGATCGTGCCATCTATCGTCTGAATCCACTCATGGCAGTAGACCATCCATGGTGCGCCGCTTGGGTCACGGTAGAGCGTGCCGTCCAGCGTCATCATCGTCTCCGGCAGTACAGGCGCATGACGATGCATCAGCTCA
It encodes the following:
- a CDS encoding glycosyl hydrolase 53 family protein, which translates into the protein MRRNRQAALLLLIMVMVLGLWPVHTAEVAAAPFAVNSTIVNGGFETDFWQDHSWQVDASDWQQADLQHYAYASDPFITPSEDTYAFKYWINNGASVEQQIKVSQTLTELPAGSYELSVQSMGGADEQAGHVEVFADTDHGSEVATAGYNQWGTVTLKLVLTEPVSHLVVGARVRGQAGAWGYLDKFELKQTSTDTSQPVAADIFVKKVEGLRPDFIKGVDISSIISLEQSGVRFYNEQGKEQDIFTTLHESGVNYVRVRIWNDPYDTSGRGYGGGTNDLAKAIEIGKRATANGMKLLVDFHYSDFWADPGKQHTPKAWENLNLEQKGEQVYAFTHRSLEQMIAQGIDIGMVQIGNETNQSFIGEKNWTNISQLFNKGSQAVRAIDPNILIALHFTNPESAGRYASYAKALADNGVDYDVFASSYYPFWHGTLDNLTSVLKQVADTYNKKVMVAETSYAYTAEDGDGHENTAPRSSGQVLDYPISVQGQATSVRNVIEAVSNVGSAGIGVFYWEPAWLPVGPPSNLEQNKLLWEKYGSGWAASYAGEYDPDDAGKWYGGSAVDNQALFDFTGHPLPSLRVFNYVNTGAVAPLQVDQIQPAAVTVNAGDPVSLPHSVTVTYNDGSTGTLSVEWDQTALQQAVRQGAGSYTITGTAAGGHPAQAKLEIRRANLLRNGSFEDSDRSMWQITYGTGTAPHTDYQNKASDARTGQYSLHYYSAEPVNFRVQQDVYDLKPGYYDLSMSIQGGDARNANMNLWARTNGVDVQQETAVSGWTQWKQPLIREIKVTDGHLLVGASIQADGGAWGSLDDFYLTFARKLDSSEPDPSNQPVPDPGTPTTPPQPIPDHAAPVPDVPDKGSSGGSSSGGSSAGRSETLTGSVDNGQYGSSPLSNIAIQRTTLADGTQKDLVSYTASQAREAAGKVKAVGGSAIRLVLPETPDTVSELQFTLPQDTVRTLAGSKISMELATSRVSLRLPENTLSMLSGSHQFTIAPIKTADGIEAIAARARQYSLVQQTAGSADIQVIGQPLRIDSDLQGQTVQLVLPLSRQSLPSDAQQQESFLEQLAIYVEHSDGTRELIKPTVVQQSNQPAGLQFNVNKFSTFTLLKLGQPMEKGTVPAADHQTATANHYMNGYPNGTFQPERMVTRAELAAILSRLTIQSPSVAGQAAPLADTAAIVSSPTHLSYTDVNSRNWAATAIEQASQKGWMKGYEGSTFAPERPITRAEMATVLARWQQLHSTDSTAFTDTAGHWATADIAAVQQAGYMQGMPDGRFAPDKTLSRAEAVTLFNRVLNIQPEPASGTPISRWSDVPAAHWAWGDIISATQQ
- a CDS encoding malate:quinone oxidoreductase — its product is MSSIQKKTDIILIGAGVMSATLGSLLKELAPEWEIKVFEKLASAGEESSNEWNNAGTGHAALCELNYTTEKPDGSVDISKAVQINEQFQLSRQFWSFLVKSNLIRNPQDFIKPIPHMSLVMGEKNVSFLNKRFKALSKLPLFEGMEYSDDPNKLKKWIPLIMEGRSSNEPIAATKIDSGTDVNFGALTRMLFDHLKSKNVEIHYKHSIKDIKRTSDGMWSVKVQNLDNGKVEHHLTKFIFIGAGGGSLPLLQKTGIPESRYIGGFPVSGLFMVCNNPDIVARHHAKVYGKAKVGAPPMSVPHLDTRYIGNKKALLFGPFAGFSPKFLKTGSNLDLIGSVKPNNLFTMLAAGAKEMGLTKYLIQQVMLSNDKRLEELREFIPNAKLDEWEIVVAGQRVQVIKDTPSGKGTLQFGTEVVSAADGSVAALLGASPGASTAVHVMLEVLQRCFPQRMNEWEPKIKEMIPSYGIALADHPDMFHEIFASTTKTLELSEEKHPSIDSLKIVTEPEVFGEPVQ
- a CDS encoding glycoside hydrolase family 43 protein; amino-acid sequence: MPAYNAASDVHHPQKGHRLEDIPAHDPFVLTDPRQQLYYLYTGGSPEWNGMDRYGVLVYRSNDLSEWEGPYEVFAIPDDVWAHPQHGAWAPEVHEYEGRYYLFVTLHNNERALAGEPVHGYSRHWRGTVIAVSDSPTGPFELMHRHAPVLPETMMTLDGTLYRDPSGAPWMVYCHEWIQTIDGTIEAVRLTEDLSAAIGEPIHLFSASSASWIRQDDTVWTQPTAVETASVQQDQEIPVYVSDGCQLYRTSGGELIMLWSSYEADSYVQTIARSLTGELTGPWEQLEPLIREDSGHGMLFRTLAGDWMLILHRPFRMPDSRCVLYEIEDTGNLFRIKK